The following are encoded together in the Bacteroidales bacterium MB20-C3-3 genome:
- a CDS encoding SusC/RagA family TonB-linked outer membrane protein, whose amino-acid sequence MMKVIILSLLAIFLVSGNMFAQNISIRGKVVDKSGEPLIGVTVVIDGTRTGVATELDGTYSINAPANAVLRFTAIGMEDIREQVNNRTVINVTMNESSIFLEDVVVTALGIKKERKALGYAVSDIKSEELMKNKTANPISSLSGKIAGVNITQSSGAAGSGAQIILRGGTSGSEGKDNQPLFVVDGVIYDNSSTLVGNSAFDGSYKAASTTSNRIMDINPEDIENMSVLKGPAASALYGSRAANGVVIITTKKGKEGVVEVNINSKLSTSWVKSLPEVQNEYTRGYMQDQYDNQKNYLGTVFNDFSYNSWGEKSNAQTFDNIGNFFQGGLIYDQSASIAGGTKNSNFYLSGSYYDQQGLVPKTGYDKYTFRFNGEQRAGIFTFNANAAYSQAHTDRTLTSAGLYGSQGTGALYGVYNWSPFDDMTNYMNEDGSRYRMFGERLDPWEERDNPYWIINRNKMFDDTDRFTGSLSVKADIADWWFVQYRLGIDSYTQTNSTRIAPKGAIKQVWQNGMMSDNTMRFKYMSHNFISNMNKKFGDFDLNLLLGAATDDTQTNSNFMMAWNFSVPDFYSYANASTENKQFARSASQKRLVGLFGEFRASWKNIIYMTVTGRNDWTSTLPVENRSYFYPSVSGSFVFTELLPKNSILTFGKLRASWAKVGKDTGAYETNTSLWPVGIYLGGKLGVGNSWTRGNPYIKPEMTKSTEIGVELSLFKDRLRVDYAYYTNDSYNQILSPRGPQSTGYIFCSINAGNVYNKGMELTISGTPVETKNLKWDIGLNVAGNRGTLDGLPAGMDVMYVTDVQYAGAQAASFNGGNFMAIAGTEWKRYKYNPEDANSKKELDGKLILDANGMPTYTTSLSEVGNREAKFSGGLNNTLTWKNLSFNMLWEFRVGGDVINGTKYAMTASGVSKFSGDVRNRELTVTGIDASGNAVSNTWSTDKTYLFNGVETSGYNIIQSYYTSYYPRETANYITDVNLLRLRSLSVMYDFPKRWLDRIGFIKRASISASANNLLLFTNYEGDPEVAASGAGVGGSSSVGFDYCGVPATSGMTFGLNLTF is encoded by the coding sequence ATGATGAAAGTGATCATTCTGTCGCTATTGGCCATTTTCCTTGTGTCTGGGAACATGTTTGCACAAAACATCAGTATACGGGGTAAGGTGGTCGACAAATCGGGGGAGCCCCTGATTGGTGTAACTGTTGTAATTGACGGAACAAGGACAGGAGTTGCTACTGAACTGGACGGCACTTACTCGATTAATGCTCCAGCGAATGCAGTTCTTCGATTTACTGCAATCGGTATGGAGGACATCAGAGAACAGGTAAATAACCGCACAGTTATTAACGTTACCATGAACGAATCTTCAATATTTCTCGAAGATGTTGTGGTAACCGCTCTCGGTATCAAGAAGGAGAGAAAGGCACTTGGATATGCTGTATCTGATATCAAGTCTGAGGAGTTGATGAAGAATAAGACAGCTAACCCTATTTCTTCACTTTCAGGTAAGATTGCCGGTGTTAACATCACACAATCTTCCGGAGCAGCAGGTTCCGGCGCACAGATTATCCTTCGTGGTGGTACATCAGGATCTGAGGGTAAAGACAATCAACCTTTGTTCGTAGTAGACGGTGTTATTTATGATAACTCTTCAACTCTGGTAGGTAACTCTGCGTTTGACGGTTCTTACAAAGCGGCATCCACTACTTCAAATCGTATCATGGACATAAATCCTGAGGATATTGAGAATATGTCAGTTTTGAAAGGTCCGGCAGCGTCTGCTCTTTATGGTTCGCGTGCAGCCAACGGTGTTGTAATTATTACTACCAAGAAGGGTAAAGAGGGCGTAGTTGAAGTTAATATTAACTCCAAATTATCCACCTCATGGGTAAAAAGCCTTCCTGAAGTTCAGAACGAGTACACCAGAGGGTACATGCAAGATCAATATGATAATCAAAAGAATTATCTGGGAACAGTTTTTAATGATTTTTCATACAATTCATGGGGAGAGAAATCTAATGCACAGACATTTGACAATATTGGAAACTTCTTCCAGGGAGGATTGATATATGACCAAAGTGCCAGCATAGCAGGTGGTACAAAAAATAGTAACTTCTACTTGTCGGGATCTTATTATGATCAGCAAGGTCTTGTACCTAAGACTGGGTATGACAAATACACATTCCGTTTCAATGGTGAACAGAGAGCAGGTATATTCACATTCAATGCTAATGCAGCTTACTCTCAGGCTCATACAGACAGGACCTTGACATCTGCAGGTCTTTATGGATCACAGGGAACAGGTGCTCTTTACGGTGTTTACAACTGGTCTCCGTTTGACGATATGACTAATTATATGAATGAAGACGGTTCTCGTTACAGGATGTTCGGTGAAAGGCTGGATCCATGGGAAGAGCGCGACAATCCATATTGGATTATTAACAGAAATAAAATGTTTGACGATACAGACCGTTTTACAGGCAGTTTAAGTGTAAAGGCTGATATTGCAGACTGGTGGTTCGTTCAGTACAGATTGGGTATTGACTCATATACTCAAACCAACTCAACTCGTATTGCACCCAAAGGCGCTATCAAACAAGTATGGCAAAATGGTATGATGAGTGACAACACTATGCGTTTCAAATATATGTCACACAATTTCATTTCGAATATGAATAAGAAATTCGGAGATTTTGACCTTAATTTGCTACTCGGTGCTGCTACAGATGATACCCAAACCAACAGTAACTTTATGATGGCATGGAACTTCTCTGTTCCGGATTTCTATTCTTATGCAAATGCTTCAACTGAGAACAAACAATTTGCTCGTTCTGCATCTCAGAAGCGATTGGTAGGTTTGTTCGGAGAATTCCGTGCATCCTGGAAGAATATAATTTACATGACAGTTACAGGACGTAATGACTGGACATCAACGCTTCCTGTTGAAAATCGCTCATATTTCTATCCATCTGTGAGTGGTTCGTTTGTGTTTACAGAGCTTCTTCCAAAGAATAGCATTCTAACTTTTGGTAAACTCAGAGCATCATGGGCAAAGGTGGGTAAAGATACAGGTGCTTATGAAACAAATACCTCTCTTTGGCCTGTAGGTATTTATCTTGGTGGTAAACTTGGTGTAGGTAACTCATGGACTCGCGGTAACCCTTATATTAAACCGGAAATGACAAAATCGACTGAAATAGGCGTTGAATTAAGCCTCTTCAAAGATCGTTTACGTGTTGACTATGCGTACTATACAAATGACTCTTATAATCAGATTTTGTCTCCTCGCGGACCTCAATCAACCGGTTATATATTCTGTTCAATCAATGCAGGAAATGTTTATAATAAAGGTATGGAGTTGACTATATCAGGTACTCCTGTTGAGACCAAAAACCTTAAATGGGACATTGGATTGAATGTAGCAGGTAACCGCGGTACTCTGGATGGTCTTCCTGCCGGCATGGATGTGATGTATGTTACTGATGTTCAGTATGCCGGAGCACAGGCTGCATCATTCAACGGTGGTAACTTTATGGCAATTGCAGGTACAGAGTGGAAGAGATATAAATATAATCCGGAAGATGCAAACTCTAAAAAAGAGCTGGATGGAAAACTTATTCTTGATGCAAACGGGATGCCTACCTACACAACTTCATTGTCAGAAGTAGGTAATCGTGAGGCGAAGTTCTCCGGAGGTTTAAATAATACTCTTACATGGAAAAATTTATCTTTCAACATGTTGTGGGAATTCAGAGTGGGAGGCGATGTTATAAATGGAACAAAATATGCTATGACTGCCAGCGGTGTTAGTAAATTCTCAGGCGATGTTCGTAACAGAGAACTTACAGTAACCGGTATTGATGCAAGCGGAAACGCTGTATCTAACACATGGAGTACCGATAAAACATACCTTTTTAATGGTGTAGAGACAAGCGGCTATAATATTATTCAAAGTTATTATACTTCGTATTATCCTAGAGAGACTGCCAACTACATTACTGATGTTAATTTACTTAGACTGCGTTCACTATCTGTAATGTATGATTTCCCAAAGAGATGGCTTGACAGAATAGGATTCATTAAACGTGCTTCTATTTCTGCTTCTGCAAACAATCTTCTTCTCTTTACAAACTACGAGGGAGATCCTGAGGTTGCTGCATCAGGCGCAGGTGTCGGAGGTTCATCTTCTGTTGGATTTGACTATTGTGGAGTACCTGCAACTTCAGGTATGACATTTGGTTTAAATTTAACTTTCTAA
- a CDS encoding RagB/SusD family nutrient uptake outer membrane protein has translation MKKIYLILIAVLLGLSSCENYLDRKNLDTFDEANFWTNEGNLRLYAQGSYTAYFTGYGSGFTWGNFFTGGAWGDEYSSSAIWTQNTATSGNGWTFTWVRRHNVMINRIEGMTNLTPEAKAHWTGIGRFFRALEYADLARAFGDVPYYDTEIFPGETDKMYKPRDPLADVTKKMLEDFEFAAANVRQNDGAQQINRDVVLAFMSRHMLYFGTFLKYHKNDNATATLLLQKAKWAAEQLMAGGKYQIVDDYRGIFASEDLSANKEVIFYRQYVTAKASHALVSYNNTEGQTGTTLKVVETYLAADGLPIKQSPVYNYAADNGLRYYPQQYANRDPRMAASLVDTIRVQGVHNAYSTTGFLSWKFLPYEADQVNLLYNGSTNTTDAPIIRYGEVLLNYAEAAAELGQFDQAAADASINKLRARKIKKNNTGPEIPRLPNMVISGTNVTANGVVINDPDRDPSVSPILWEIRRERMVELLFEGFRKNDLRRWKKYEYLKTMETNGPTTLGKGAYVDFNKFTAAQVINIKKAVKFFYPNPADQTKAFIYNLYDNNMRRDWIPGDSYYERQYQNAVPLDQIKLYKDLGFTLSQNPGWDTVN, from the coding sequence ATGAAAAAGATATATTTAATACTGATAGCGGTACTGCTGGGCCTTTCCAGCTGCGAGAACTACCTCGACAGAAAGAATCTGGATACTTTTGACGAGGCTAACTTCTGGACAAACGAAGGTAACCTGAGGCTATATGCTCAAGGATCTTACACTGCATATTTCACAGGATATGGCAGCGGATTTACCTGGGGAAACTTCTTTACAGGAGGTGCCTGGGGAGATGAGTACAGCTCATCTGCAATATGGACACAAAACACAGCTACATCTGGTAATGGATGGACATTTACCTGGGTAAGAAGGCATAATGTGATGATTAACAGAATTGAAGGGATGACCAATCTGACTCCTGAGGCAAAGGCCCACTGGACAGGTATCGGCCGCTTCTTCAGGGCATTAGAATATGCAGATCTTGCAAGAGCATTTGGAGATGTCCCTTACTACGATACTGAGATATTCCCCGGTGAGACTGACAAGATGTACAAACCAAGAGATCCACTGGCAGATGTAACCAAGAAGATGCTGGAAGACTTTGAATTTGCTGCTGCAAATGTTCGTCAAAACGACGGAGCCCAGCAAATAAACAGAGATGTAGTGCTTGCCTTTATGTCAAGACATATGTTGTATTTTGGAACATTCCTTAAGTATCACAAAAATGACAATGCAACTGCAACTTTGCTCCTGCAGAAAGCTAAATGGGCTGCTGAGCAGCTTATGGCAGGTGGAAAATACCAAATAGTTGATGACTACAGAGGCATATTTGCATCCGAAGATCTTTCTGCAAACAAAGAGGTGATTTTCTATCGTCAATATGTAACAGCAAAGGCTTCACACGCATTGGTGTCATATAATAACACAGAGGGTCAAACCGGAACAACTCTTAAGGTAGTTGAGACTTACCTGGCTGCTGATGGTCTTCCAATCAAACAATCTCCAGTATATAACTATGCTGCTGATAATGGTCTTCGTTACTATCCTCAGCAGTATGCAAACAGAGATCCAAGAATGGCGGCATCACTCGTTGATACCATAAGAGTTCAGGGTGTTCACAATGCTTACTCTACAACCGGTTTCCTCTCATGGAAGTTCCTTCCTTATGAGGCAGATCAGGTAAACCTTCTTTATAACGGTTCTACCAACACTACAGATGCTCCTATTATAAGATACGGCGAGGTTCTTCTTAACTATGCCGAGGCTGCTGCTGAACTAGGTCAGTTTGACCAGGCAGCTGCAGATGCTTCCATCAACAAGCTTCGTGCAAGGAAAATCAAGAAGAATAACACCGGCCCTGAAATTCCAAGACTACCAAATATGGTAATTTCAGGAACAAATGTTACTGCAAATGGTGTTGTTATCAACGATCCTGACAGAGATCCATCTGTATCTCCAATCCTTTGGGAGATTCGCAGAGAGAGAATGGTTGAACTTCTGTTTGAAGGATTCCGCAAGAATGATTTGAGAAGATGGAAGAAGTATGAGTACCTTAAGACAATGGAGACTAACGGCCCTACAACTCTTGGTAAAGGAGCCTATGTAGATTTCAATAAATTTACTGCAGCTCAGGTTATAAACATTAAGAAAGCGGTTAAGTTCTTCTATCCGAATCCTGCAGATCAGACCAAAGCATTTATCTACAATCTCTATGATAATAATATGAGAAGAGACTGGATACCAGGCGACTCATATTATGAGAGACAATATCAGAATGCAGTTCCGCTGGATCAAATTAAACTGTATAAAGACCTTGGTTTTACTCTAAGTCAAAATCCTGGCTGGGATACTGTAAATTAA
- a CDS encoding TonB-dependent receptor translates to MHVSKNGNRIAIKVMSVFALLLFAGSMWAQNIKVTGKVTDSKGEPLMGVGILIKGTRTGVSSALDGTYEINAQPRSVLVFTSLGMKTLEIPVNNRNLINITMEDDNLLLDELVVVGWGTQKKENLSGAVSTVDVAKTLESRPISDVGRALQGSTPGLQITTTSGAIGGSPTIKIRATVSTIGGGSGNPLIMVDNVEVPSLSYVNPDDIESISTLKDASTTAIYGARAAFGAILITTKKGNKDGRVRVNYSNNFSWATPTDVPQHTRADLNLQYSYDQMNSLKTTPTYEYGQVGYYYNPDVIAKVKQWIDTYGDGKDLGREMVEGRDFDYRASGGAYFYRPWDIYDIYFKQWTPQQTQNVSVNGGSEKTQYSISAAYMNQKGVLKLFDDFYTRKNISGFISTDVNKWLTVRSRFMYAKTYEESPFLYASATYDPMYYLYRWHQVYPYGTYNGNEFRNAVNDLKGARPVEESSFYSRYTLGATVKIVDGLTADFDYTYNQNFSTSHTVGGYVSGINFWSRTANTSFDQFNGIYSTASYDYAQYNTSRRLGNVYNGYMTYDKKFGKHGLKAMAGTNIEDSEYVWHQSRRNGVYDFEKGEVNLAGGDQVSSSNHSWWSVAGMFARINYSYNDKYLLEVNGRYDGSSKFGEGKRWGFFPSASAAWRVTEEPWMKPVKHIVSSLKLRASYGEVGNQDVPLSSYISTMAITNPSAAGNYWLVGGNFKPYIGSAPALVDPSLTWETVTTLDIGMDARLFKDKLGVTVDWYQRKTLDMLSAGEVLPSTVGASAPRRNFGELTTNGVEIALNYNHTFNNGLHLSLTGQFTDYKTIVSKFSSPNDPGISSTYYQGKVLGEIWGYKTDGLYQKEDFVWENGAIKQTLQPNGQLKNTLVEGIPNQYIYESGLFKFSPGDVKFKDLNGDGVIGYGLNTIGDPGDRTVIGNTTPRYQYGFRVGADWKGFDIDLFFQGVGKREIWATGNMVLPGYYGAEANYAHTMDYWTEDNTSAFYPRPLEYAQTAKWNYLANDRYLLNAAYLRMKNLNIGYTLPKNLLSKVNIQKLRVYFSGENLFEFDNMGDIPIDPEIDWTTTTANDSRSFGRSYPYRRTLSFGVQIEF, encoded by the coding sequence ATGCATGTTTCAAAGAATGGAAATCGTATCGCTATTAAAGTGATGTCGGTTTTTGCCCTTCTGCTTTTTGCAGGTTCTATGTGGGCTCAGAACATCAAGGTTACCGGTAAAGTTACCGACTCCAAAGGAGAACCACTAATGGGCGTAGGCATCCTTATCAAGGGTACCCGCACAGGTGTATCCTCAGCTTTGGACGGAACTTATGAAATCAATGCACAGCCAAGATCTGTGCTTGTTTTTACTTCACTGGGTATGAAGACCCTGGAGATTCCGGTAAACAACAGAAACCTTATTAACATAACTATGGAAGACGACAACCTGCTGCTGGACGAACTGGTAGTAGTTGGCTGGGGTACACAAAAGAAGGAAAATCTTTCGGGTGCTGTTTCCACCGTTGATGTGGCAAAAACTCTTGAGTCAAGGCCTATTTCTGACGTTGGTAGGGCACTTCAGGGCTCAACACCTGGTCTTCAGATTACCACCACTTCAGGAGCTATCGGAGGTTCACCAACAATTAAGATCCGTGCAACCGTTAGTACTATAGGCGGCGGTTCAGGTAATCCTCTTATTATGGTTGACAACGTTGAGGTTCCAAGTCTATCTTATGTTAACCCGGATGACATTGAAAGTATCTCAACACTTAAAGATGCCTCCACAACTGCTATCTACGGAGCAAGAGCTGCATTTGGTGCTATTTTGATTACCACCAAAAAAGGTAACAAAGACGGAAGAGTAAGGGTTAACTACTCAAACAACTTCTCTTGGGCAACTCCAACAGATGTTCCTCAGCACACAAGAGCTGACCTTAACCTTCAGTACTCTTATGATCAGATGAACTCACTCAAGACAACCCCTACTTACGAGTACGGACAAGTTGGTTACTACTACAATCCTGATGTTATTGCAAAAGTAAAACAGTGGATTGATACATATGGAGATGGAAAAGATCTTGGCAGAGAGATGGTTGAAGGAAGAGACTTTGATTACAGAGCCTCCGGTGGAGCCTATTTCTACAGACCTTGGGATATTTATGATATCTATTTCAAACAGTGGACCCCTCAGCAGACACAAAATGTCTCAGTTAACGGAGGTTCAGAGAAGACACAGTACAGCATCTCTGCAGCTTACATGAATCAAAAGGGTGTATTAAAACTTTTTGATGATTTCTATACAAGGAAAAACATTTCCGGATTTATCAGCACAGATGTAAACAAGTGGCTTACAGTAAGATCAAGATTTATGTATGCTAAAACATACGAAGAGTCTCCATTCCTTTATGCTAGTGCTACATATGATCCAATGTACTACCTTTACAGATGGCATCAGGTATATCCATACGGAACATATAACGGAAACGAATTCCGTAATGCTGTCAACGACCTTAAAGGTGCGCGGCCTGTTGAGGAGTCTTCTTTCTACAGCAGATACACATTGGGAGCAACAGTAAAGATAGTTGACGGACTTACTGCAGACTTTGACTATACTTACAACCAAAACTTCTCAACAAGTCACACTGTTGGGGGTTATGTAAGCGGTATCAACTTCTGGAGCAGAACTGCAAATACCTCGTTTGACCAATTCAATGGTATATATTCTACAGCATCTTATGACTATGCTCAGTACAACACTTCAAGAAGACTTGGAAATGTTTACAACGGCTACATGACATATGACAAGAAATTCGGAAAACATGGCCTTAAGGCTATGGCCGGAACTAACATTGAAGATTCAGAATATGTATGGCACCAGTCAAGAAGAAACGGTGTTTACGATTTTGAGAAGGGCGAAGTAAACCTTGCAGGTGGCGATCAGGTCTCCTCATCTAACCACTCATGGTGGTCAGTTGCAGGTATGTTTGCAAGGATAAACTACTCGTATAATGATAAATACCTTCTTGAGGTTAACGGTCGTTACGACGGATCTTCAAAATTTGGTGAAGGCAAACGCTGGGGATTCTTCCCATCTGCATCTGCAGCCTGGAGAGTAACAGAGGAGCCTTGGATGAAACCTGTGAAACATATTGTCAGCTCACTTAAACTTCGTGCATCTTACGGAGAGGTTGGTAACCAGGATGTTCCACTTAGCTCATATATTTCAACAATGGCCATCACAAACCCTTCAGCAGCTGGTAACTACTGGCTTGTTGGCGGTAACTTCAAACCATATATCGGTTCAGCTCCTGCACTTGTTGACCCGTCACTTACATGGGAGACTGTAACAACACTGGATATTGGAATGGACGCCAGATTGTTCAAGGATAAACTTGGAGTAACAGTAGACTGGTATCAGAGAAAGACTCTTGATATGCTATCTGCAGGTGAGGTACTACCTTCAACAGTTGGCGCATCTGCTCCAAGAAGAAACTTTGGTGAACTTACAACTAATGGTGTTGAGATCGCTCTTAACTATAACCATACATTTAACAACGGACTTCACCTCTCTTTGACAGGTCAGTTTACAGACTACAAGACAATCGTAAGCAAATTCTCATCTCCTAACGATCCCGGAATCTCCTCTACCTATTATCAAGGTAAGGTTCTAGGTGAGATCTGGGGTTACAAAACAGACGGATTGTATCAGAAAGAGGACTTCGTTTGGGAGAATGGTGCCATCAAACAGACACTGCAACCAAATGGTCAGCTTAAGAACACTCTTGTAGAGGGTATTCCAAATCAGTACATTTACGAAAGCGGACTATTCAAATTCAGCCCGGGCGACGTGAAGTTTAAAGACCTTAATGGTGACGGAGTTATTGGATACGGCCTTAACACTATTGGCGATCCAGGTGACAGAACTGTTATAGGTAACACAACCCCTCGCTACCAGTATGGCTTCAGAGTAGGAGCAGACTGGAAGGGATTTGATATAGACCTCTTCTTCCAGGGTGTAGGTAAAAGAGAGATTTGGGCCACAGGTAACATGGTTCTTCCTGGTTACTACGGAGCTGAAGCTAACTATGCTCACACTATGGATTACTGGACAGAGGATAACACCAGTGCCTTCTATCCAAGACCTCTTGAATATGCACAAACTGCAAAGTGGAACTATCTTGCAAATGATCGTTATCTTCTTAATGCAGCATATTTAAGAATGAAGAATCTTAACATTGGTTACACACTTCCTAAGAACCTTCTTAGCAAAGTAAACATTCAAAAACTAAGAGTGTATTTCAGTGGTGAAAACCTCTTTGAATTTGACAACATGGGAGATATTCCAATTGACCCGGAAATTGACTGGACAACAACTACTGCAAATGACAGCAGATCATTCGGTAGAAGCTATCCTTACAGAAGGACTCTATCATTTGGTGTTCAGATTGAATTCTAA
- the lpxK gene encoding tetraacyldisaccharide 4'-kinase — MKTFLIDKVLLFPYYFALKTRHFLYDTSIIKSREYPIPIISVGNITVGGTGKTPYVEYLIKTLHGCERPAVLSRGYGRKGRGWREVNIADSAADSGDEPLQIKRKFPDVLVCVDTNRRRGIEKLLSLPEDKRPTTIILDDGFQHRRVKPSKNIVLIDSSRPIDRDHLLPLGRLRDLPEQIKRAHTVVVTKCPSEMDAADMFLWEQRLKMPAGVEVQFTTLKYADPLPVFPQEADKRYIYSKFAFLLTSIANPRHLRYHLLSFYKISSSLEFRDHHNFSNRDAGKIKRWALKDNKALIMTTEKDAQRLSALVQLPDEVKSRMFYLPVEVAPIGKAGSKL; from the coding sequence ATGAAAACTTTTCTGATTGATAAAGTTCTGCTTTTTCCATACTATTTTGCCCTTAAAACAAGGCACTTCCTTTACGATACATCAATTATAAAATCCCGTGAATACCCCATACCTATTATATCAGTAGGGAATATTACCGTTGGAGGAACCGGAAAGACCCCGTATGTAGAGTATCTTATCAAAACACTTCACGGTTGTGAGAGGCCTGCAGTTCTCTCAAGGGGCTACGGAAGAAAGGGGAGAGGATGGAGAGAGGTTAATATAGCAGACTCTGCTGCCGATTCAGGTGACGAGCCTCTTCAGATTAAGAGAAAGTTCCCGGATGTGCTGGTATGTGTTGACACAAACAGAAGGCGAGGTATTGAGAAGCTGCTCTCCTTACCTGAAGACAAAAGACCCACAACTATCATACTAGATGACGGATTCCAGCACAGGAGGGTGAAGCCCTCTAAAAACATTGTGTTGATAGACTCAAGCAGACCAATAGACAGAGACCACCTTCTTCCCCTGGGAAGGCTCAGGGATCTCCCTGAGCAGATAAAGAGGGCCCATACTGTTGTTGTAACAAAATGCCCCTCTGAGATGGATGCTGCCGATATGTTTCTTTGGGAGCAGAGGCTAAAGATGCCTGCGGGAGTTGAGGTGCAATTTACAACACTTAAATATGCAGATCCGCTTCCGGTATTCCCTCAGGAGGCAGATAAACGATATATCTATTCAAAATTTGCGTTTTTACTTACTTCTATTGCAAATCCACGCCATTTAAGATATCATTTGTTAAGTTTTTACAAGATATCATCAAGCCTTGAATTCAGGGATCATCATAATTTTTCAAACAGAGATGCCGGAAAGATAAAAAGATGGGCATTAAAAGATAATAAGGCACTTATTATGACAACAGAGAAAGATGCTCAGAGACTATCCGCCCTTGTACAACTTCCTGATGAAGTAAAATCAAGGATGTTTTATCTGCCGGTTGAAGTGGCTCCTATTGGTAAGGCAGGCTCTAAGTTATAA
- the dusB gene encoding tRNA dihydrouridine synthase DusB, whose translation MKIGDIELGERPLFLAPMEDVTDASFRYICKEFGADVMYTEFVSSDGLIRDARKSLEKLKTFPYERPIGIQIYGHIPEAMVEAAKMAEEAQPSFIDINFGCPVNKIANRGAGSGMMRYPDKMVDITRRVVEAVKLPVTVKTRLGWDENSKIIVELAEQLQETGIEALTIHGRTRAQLYKGEADWTLIGEIKRNPRMRIPIIGNGDITTDIQAKEAFERYGVDGVMIGRATYGRPWIFREIKHFLETGEHMPPLTVEEKVDLAKRHLLKSVEVKGERVGVLEMRRHLSAYFKSLPDFKPIRMKLVTEDSHIELLNILDQIKEKYPANENFSD comes from the coding sequence ATGAAAATCGGAGACATTGAACTGGGAGAGAGACCCCTCTTCCTCGCCCCAATGGAGGATGTGACAGATGCATCCTTCAGGTATATATGCAAGGAATTTGGTGCTGATGTTATGTATACCGAGTTTGTCTCGTCAGATGGACTCATCAGGGATGCCCGGAAATCACTTGAAAAACTTAAGACATTCCCTTACGAAAGGCCAATCGGCATACAAATATATGGCCATATACCGGAGGCTATGGTGGAGGCAGCAAAGATGGCCGAGGAGGCGCAACCCTCTTTCATTGATATAAACTTTGGCTGCCCTGTTAATAAAATTGCAAACAGAGGAGCAGGGTCGGGGATGATGAGATATCCCGATAAAATGGTTGATATCACCCGCAGGGTGGTAGAGGCAGTAAAATTGCCGGTAACTGTCAAGACCCGCCTGGGGTGGGATGAAAATTCAAAAATTATTGTTGAACTTGCGGAACAGTTGCAGGAGACAGGCATTGAGGCGCTGACAATACACGGACGGACAAGAGCCCAGCTCTACAAAGGAGAAGCAGACTGGACACTGATAGGAGAGATAAAGAGAAACCCCAGAATGAGGATTCCGATAATCGGGAATGGAGACATAACAACCGATATTCAGGCAAAAGAGGCTTTTGAGAGGTATGGAGTTGATGGAGTAATGATAGGGAGGGCAACCTACGGAAGGCCATGGATATTCCGGGAGATTAAACATTTTTTGGAAACAGGGGAGCATATGCCCCCTCTTACAGTTGAAGAGAAGGTTGATCTCGCAAAACGCCATTTGCTTAAATCTGTGGAGGTCAAAGGCGAAAGAGTAGGAGTGCTGGAGATGAGAAGGCACCTCTCCGCTTATTTTAAATCTCTTCCCGATTTTAAACCCATCAGGATGAAACTTGTTACTGAGGATAGCCATATTGAGCTTCTGAATATTCTTGACCAAATTAAAGAGAAATACCCAGCAAATGAAAACTTTTCTGATTGA
- the rplM gene encoding 50S ribosomal protein L13 encodes MDTLSYKTVSANQATVTKNWVVIDATDLVLGRLASRVALILRGKHKANYTPHVDCGDNVIIVNATKVRLTGKKLTDKVYVRHTGYPGGQRFATPKELLDRKPLAVVEHAVKGMLPKNRLGAQLFRNLFVYEGAEHPHQAQQPKQINLNEI; translated from the coding sequence GTGGACACATTGAGCTACAAGACCGTGTCGGCAAATCAGGCTACAGTTACAAAGAACTGGGTAGTCATTGATGCAACCGACCTGGTATTAGGAAGACTTGCGTCAAGGGTCGCTCTGATCCTTCGCGGCAAGCACAAAGCCAACTACACGCCACATGTGGACTGCGGAGACAATGTAATTATTGTCAATGCTACTAAAGTTCGCCTGACTGGCAAGAAGTTGACTGACAAGGTGTACGTTCGTCACACCGGGTATCCCGGCGGACAGAGATTTGCCACTCCTAAGGAGTTGCTGGATCGCAAGCCGCTGGCAGTAGTTGAGCACGCCGTGAAGGGCATGCTGCCAAAAAATCGTCTGGGAGCACAGCTGTTCCGTAATCTTTTCGTTTACGAAGGAGCGGAGCATCCTCATCAGGCACAGCAACCAAAACAAATCAATTTAAACGAAATTTAA